One window of Thiomicrorhabdus lithotrophica genomic DNA carries:
- the rplP gene encoding 50S ribosomal protein L16 produces the protein MLMPKRTKFRKVHKGRNRGLAQVGNKVSFGDFGLKALERGRMTSRQIEAGRRVMTRHVKRGAKIWIRVFPDKPITNKPLEVRMGKGKGSVEYWVAQIQPGRVLYEIQGVNETLAREAFELAAAKLPFKTQVVTRTVM, from the coding sequence ATGTTAATGCCTAAACGTACTAAATTTAGAAAAGTACACAAAGGACGTAACCGTGGTTTGGCGCAAGTCGGAAACAAAGTTAGCTTCGGTGATTTCGGTCTTAAAGCCTTAGAGCGCGGAAGAATGACTTCACGTCAGATCGAAGCTGGTCGTCGTGTTATGACTCGTCACGTAAAGCGTGGTGCAAAAATTTGGATCCGTGTATTCCCTGACAAGCCTATTACTAACAAACCTCTTGAGGTTCGTATGGGTAAAGGTAAGGGTAGTGTGGAATATTGGGTAGCTCAAATTCAACCAGGACGTGTTTTATACGAAATCCAGGGTGTAAACGAGACTTTAGCACGTGAAGCCTTCGAGCTTGCAGCTGCTAAACTACCTTTTAAAACACAAGTTGTAACTAGAACGGTGATGTAA
- the rpsS gene encoding 30S ribosomal protein S19 yields the protein MPRSVKKGPFVDNHLYKKVVEAQESGNKRPIKTWSRRSMILPDMIGLTIAVHNGKEHIPVFVSENMVGHKLGEFSMTRYYRGHAADKKAKR from the coding sequence ATGCCACGTTCAGTTAAAAAAGGACCTTTTGTTGATAATCACTTGTATAAGAAAGTGGTAGAGGCACAAGAATCTGGTAATAAACGTCCAATTAAAACATGGTCTCGTAGATCAATGATCTTACCTGATATGATCGGTTTAACAATCGCCGTTCATAATGGTAAAGAGCATATTCCAGTTTTCGTATCTGAAAACATGGTAGGCCATAAATTGGGTGAATTTTCAATGACTCGTTATTATCGCGGCCATGCTGCGGATAAGAAAGCTAAGCGCTAG
- the tuf gene encoding elongation factor Tu, translating into MAKEKFERAKLHVNVGTIGHVDHGKTTLTAALTIVQGKKFGGDIKDFASIDNAPEERDRGITISTSHVEYESDTRHYAHVDCPGHADYVKNMITGAAQMDGAILVCSAADGPMPQTREHILLSRQVGVPYIVVFLNKADMVDDEELMELVEMEVRELLDMYEFPGDDTPVIMGSATLAIADDQSEIGAPAIGRLVDALDSYIPDPVRETDKDFLMPVEDIFSIQGRGTVATGRVETGVVKVGEEIEIVGIRPTTTTTVTGVEMFRKLLDQGEAGDNVGILLRGTKREDIERGQVLAHKGTVTPHTKFEAEVYVLGKDEGGRHTPFFNGYRPQFYFRTTDVTGACELPAGTEMVMPGDNVQMTVTLINPIAMAEGLRFAIREGGRTVGAGVVAKIID; encoded by the coding sequence ATGGCAAAAGAAAAATTTGAACGCGCGAAACTGCACGTGAATGTTGGTACTATCGGTCACGTTGACCATGGTAAAACAACTCTTACAGCAGCACTAACAATCGTACAGGGTAAGAAGTTCGGTGGAGATATCAAAGATTTCGCATCTATCGATAACGCACCAGAAGAAAGAGATCGTGGTATCACAATCTCAACTTCACACGTTGAATATGAATCAGACACACGTCACTACGCACACGTTGACTGCCCAGGTCACGCGGATTACGTTAAGAACATGATCACTGGTGCGGCACAGATGGATGGTGCTATCCTAGTATGTTCAGCAGCGGATGGACCAATGCCACAGACACGTGAGCACATCCTTCTTTCACGTCAGGTAGGTGTACCATACATCGTTGTTTTCCTAAACAAAGCTGACATGGTAGATGATGAAGAGCTTATGGAGCTAGTAGAAATGGAGGTTCGTGAACTTCTAGATATGTACGAATTCCCAGGTGACGATACTCCTGTAATCATGGGTTCAGCTACATTAGCTATCGCTGATGACCAGTCTGAAATCGGTGCTCCAGCTATCGGTCGTCTAGTAGACGCGCTAGATTCATATATCCCTGATCCAGTACGTGAAACAGACAAAGACTTCCTAATGCCTGTAGAAGATATCTTCTCAATCCAGGGTCGTGGTACGGTTGCAACTGGTCGTGTTGAAACAGGTGTTGTAAAAGTTGGTGAAGAGATCGAGATCGTTGGTATCCGTCCTACAACAACAACAACTGTTACTGGTGTTGAAATGTTCCGTAAGCTGCTTGACCAAGGTGAAGCTGGTGATAACGTTGGTATCCTATTACGTGGTACTAAGCGTGAAGATATCGAGCGTGGACAAGTTCTTGCACATAAAGGAACAGTTACTCCTCATACAAAATTTGAAGCTGAAGTATATGTATTAGGAAAAGACGAAGGTGGACGTCATACTCCATTCTTCAACGGTTACCGTCCACAGTTCTACTTCCGTACAACTGACGTAACTGGTGCGTGTGAACTACCGGCAGGAACAGAAATGGTAATGCCTGGTGATAACGTACAAATGACTGTTACTCTAATCAACCCAATCGCAATGGCAGAAGGTTTACGTTTTGCTATCCGTGAAGGTGGACGTACAGTTGGTGCAGGTGTTGTTGCTAAAATTATTGACTAA
- the rplW gene encoding 50S ribosomal protein L23: MNQERILQVLLAPHVSEKSALMADAAGQYVFKVVPSATKTEVKQAVESLFDVKVQSVNMINLKGKRKVFKGRQGQRNGIRKAIVRLAPGQDIDFASAE; the protein is encoded by the coding sequence ATGAATCAGGAAAGAATTCTACAAGTATTGCTAGCGCCACATGTGTCTGAAAAATCAGCTCTTATGGCTGATGCTGCAGGACAATATGTGTTTAAAGTTGTACCTTCAGCGACTAAAACTGAAGTTAAGCAAGCAGTTGAATCATTGTTTGATGTTAAGGTTCAATCAGTAAATATGATTAACCTTAAAGGTAAGCGTAAAGTCTTCAAAGGTCGTCAAGGACAGCGTAACGGTATCCGTAAGGCAATCGTTCGTCTAGCTCCTGGGCAAGACATTGACTTCGCTTCAGCTGAATAA
- the rpsC gene encoding 30S ribosomal protein S3, which produces MGQKVHPIGIRLGITKDWNSRWYADSKNYSDNLISDVEIRNELNEKLKNASVSKINIERVANGVRVTIHTARPGVVIGKKGEDIEKLKKALTAKTGLPVNINIEEIKKPELDAKLVAEGIAQQLEKRIQFRRAMKRAVGNAMRIGAEGIKVTVSGRLNGADIARAEWYREGRVPLHTFRADIDYATFEADTTYGKIGVKVWIFKGEKLGKLALDDNSQSKGKKGRK; this is translated from the coding sequence ATGGGTCAAAAAGTTCATCCTATTGGGATTCGTCTTGGAATCACAAAAGATTGGAATTCACGTTGGTATGCGGATAGCAAAAACTATTCTGATAATTTAATCAGTGATGTTGAGATTCGTAACGAATTGAATGAAAAACTAAAAAATGCATCTGTAAGCAAGATTAATATCGAGCGCGTAGCAAATGGAGTTCGTGTAACTATCCATACAGCACGTCCAGGTGTAGTAATTGGTAAAAAAGGTGAAGATATTGAGAAGTTAAAGAAGGCTTTAACTGCTAAAACTGGTTTACCAGTTAATATCAACATCGAAGAGATTAAAAAGCCTGAATTAGATGCTAAATTAGTTGCTGAAGGTATTGCTCAGCAGTTAGAGAAGCGTATCCAGTTCCGTCGTGCCATGAAGCGTGCTGTAGGAAATGCAATGCGTATCGGTGCAGAAGGGATTAAGGTTACAGTTTCAGGTCGTTTAAACGGTGCTGACATTGCGCGTGCAGAATGGTACAGAGAAGGACGTGTTCCTCTTCATACATTCCGTGCAGATATCGACTATGCAACTTTTGAAGCAGATACAACTTACGGTAAAATTGGCGTAAAAGTGTGGATCTTCAAAGGTGAGAAGCTAGGTAAGCTTGCATTAGATGATAATAGTCAATCTAAGGGCAAAAAAGGCCGTAAATAA
- the rplX gene encoding 50S ribosomal protein L24: MNRLRKGDEIIVITGKDKGKRGSVSSVLANGKVLVDGINLVKKHTKANPMTGAQGGIVSKEMPIEASNVALVNPETNKADKVGFKVEGETKIRFFKSNGKAVDA, translated from the coding sequence ATGAATCGTTTAAGAAAAGGTGATGAAATTATCGTTATTACTGGTAAAGACAAGGGGAAGCGCGGTTCTGTTTCTTCTGTTCTAGCTAACGGTAAGGTTCTAGTAGATGGTATCAACCTAGTTAAGAAACATACCAAGGCAAACCCTATGACGGGTGCGCAAGGTGGTATTGTTTCTAAAGAGATGCCTATCGAAGCCTCAAATGTGGCTTTAGTTAATCCTGAAACAAATAAAGCTGACAAGGTTGGTTTTAAAGTTGAAGGTGAAACAAAAATCCGCTTCTTTAAATCTAATGGTAAAGCGGTTGACGCTTAA
- the rplN gene encoding 50S ribosomal protein L14 produces the protein MIQMQTVLDVADNSGAKRVQCIKVLGGSKRRYAGVGDVIKVSVKEAAPRGKVKKGDVYNAVVVRTAKGVRRQDGSLIKFDGNAAVILNAKLEPIGTRIFGPVTRELRNEKFMKIVSLAPEVL, from the coding sequence ATGATTCAGATGCAAACTGTGCTTGATGTTGCTGACAACAGTGGAGCAAAGCGCGTCCAATGTATCAAAGTGTTGGGCGGATCAAAACGTCGCTACGCTGGTGTTGGTGACGTAATTAAAGTGAGCGTAAAAGAAGCTGCGCCACGTGGAAAAGTGAAGAAAGGTGATGTTTATAACGCCGTAGTTGTTCGTACAGCTAAAGGTGTAAGACGTCAAGATGGTTCTTTGATTAAGTTTGACGGTAATGCTGCTGTTATTCTTAATGCTAAGTTAGAGCCTATTGGAACACGTATCTTCGGCCCAGTAACTCGTGAGTTAAGAAACGAAAAGTTTATGAAAATCGTTTCTCTAGCTCCTGAAGTTCTATAA
- the rpsQ gene encoding 30S ribosomal protein S17, protein MAGQESKARTMQGVVVSNGMQDSIVVSISRFIKHAKYKKFIKKSTKVMAHDADNACGVGDTVTIQETAPISKNKSWTLVSIDGKAKI, encoded by the coding sequence ATGGCTGGTCAAGAAAGTAAAGCACGTACAATGCAGGGTGTTGTTGTAAGTAATGGTATGCAGGATTCTATCGTTGTTTCAATTTCACGTTTCATCAAACATGCGAAATATAAAAAATTCATCAAAAAATCTACTAAAGTAATGGCACACGATGCTGATAATGCTTGTGGGGTTGGCGATACAGTTACTATTCAAGAAACTGCTCCTATCTCAAAAAACAAGTCTTGGACTTTAGTAAGTATTGATGGTAAAGCAAAAATCTAA
- the rplD gene encoding 50S ribosomal protein L4: MDLKLIELASGKENGTVAVSDALFGVDFNEALVHQVVTAYMNAGRQGTKGQKNRAAVRGGGAKPWNQKGTGRARAGTIRSPIWVGGGRAFPGHNRDFSQKVNKKMYRGAMRSIFAELNRTGRLIVVDDFKVDAPKTKEFNAKLAQLNITDALVITEGFDEYLYLSARNLYGADVCDVASIDPVSLIGFKNVVMTQGAVKQLEEQLA; this comes from the coding sequence ATGGATTTAAAATTAATCGAATTAGCTTCTGGTAAGGAAAATGGCACTGTTGCTGTTTCTGATGCCTTATTTGGTGTTGACTTCAACGAAGCTCTAGTACACCAAGTAGTGACTGCATATATGAATGCAGGACGTCAAGGAACTAAGGGTCAAAAGAACCGTGCCGCAGTACGTGGTGGTGGTGCTAAGCCTTGGAACCAAAAAGGAACTGGTCGTGCGCGTGCTGGTACTATCCGTAGCCCTATTTGGGTTGGTGGTGGACGTGCGTTCCCTGGTCATAACCGTGATTTCTCACAAAAAGTAAACAAAAAAATGTACCGTGGTGCGATGCGTTCAATTTTCGCTGAGCTAAACCGTACAGGACGTTTAATTGTTGTTGATGACTTTAAGGTTGATGCACCTAAGACTAAAGAATTTAATGCGAAACTTGCACAGTTAAATATTACTGATGCATTGGTTATTACTGAAGGTTTTGATGAATATTTGTATTTGTCGGCTCGTAACCTTTACGGTGCTGATGTTTGTGATGTTGCGTCTATCGACCCTGTAAGCCTTATTGGTTTCAAGAATGTTGTTATGACTCAAGGTGCAGTTAAGCAGCTAGAGGAGCAATTAGCATGA
- the fusA gene encoding elongation factor G codes for MARTTPLERYRNIGIMAHIDAGKTTTTERILYYTGVSHKIGEVHDGGATMDWMEQEQERGITITSAATTCHWSGMAKQYPQHRINIIDTPGHVDFTIEVERSLRVLDGAVTCFCSVSGVEPQSETVWRQADKYGVPRMGFVNKMDRAGANFLNVNQMVIDRLGATPVPMQLPIGAEDTFCGVVDLVKMKAIYWEEENMGMEYRYEDIPADMADLAAEWREKMVESAAEATEELMDKYLDEGDLSEEDIKAGIRKRCIDVEIVPMFCGSAFKNKGVQTLLDGVIDYMPAPMDVPAIEGELEDGTHAVRNSTDDEPFASLAFKIMTDPYVGTLTFFRVYSGTLEAGSPVYNSVKEKRERVGRILQMHSNSREEIKEVRAGDIACAVGLKDTTTGDTLCDPDNRIVLERMEFPEPVISIAIEPKTKADQEKMGIALQKLAAEDPSFRVHSDEETNQTIISGMGELHLDIIVDRMKREFSVEANIGAPQVSYRETIKTAVEADGKFVRQSGGRGQYGHVVFKIYPREAGEGFEFVNSIVGGAVPREYIGAVEKGAKAQLENGVIAGFPMVDVGVELIDGSYHDVDSNEMAFSVAAGMGIKNGTQQANPVILEPIMAVEVTTPEEYMGDIIGDLNRRRGMVSSMDDIPTGKSIKAEVPLSEMFGYSNSMRSLTQGRANYSMVFEKYNDAPKNIQEEIIASAKKGS; via the coding sequence GTGGCACGTACAACCCCTTTAGAAAGATATCGTAATATCGGTATCATGGCCCACATTGATGCGGGTAAAACAACAACTACAGAACGTATTCTGTACTACACAGGTGTATCTCACAAGATTGGTGAGGTTCACGATGGTGGTGCAACTATGGACTGGATGGAACAAGAACAGGAACGTGGTATTACAATTACTTCTGCAGCGACAACTTGTCACTGGAGTGGTATGGCTAAACAATACCCACAGCACCGTATCAACATTATCGATACTCCTGGTCACGTTGACTTCACTATTGAAGTTGAACGTTCATTACGTGTATTAGATGGTGCAGTAACATGTTTCTGTTCTGTGTCAGGTGTTGAGCCACAGTCTGAGACTGTATGGCGTCAGGCTGATAAATATGGTGTTCCACGTATGGGATTCGTCAATAAGATGGACCGTGCTGGTGCAAACTTCCTAAACGTAAACCAAATGGTTATTGATCGTTTAGGAGCAACTCCAGTACCTATGCAGTTACCTATCGGTGCTGAAGATACTTTCTGTGGTGTAGTTGATCTTGTTAAGATGAAAGCTATCTATTGGGAAGAAGAAAATATGGGTATGGAGTATCGCTATGAAGATATTCCTGCTGATATGGCGGATCTTGCTGCAGAATGGCGTGAAAAAATGGTTGAGTCAGCTGCTGAAGCAACTGAAGAGCTTATGGATAAGTATCTTGATGAAGGTGATCTTTCTGAAGAAGATATTAAAGCTGGTATACGCAAGCGTTGTATCGATGTTGAAATCGTTCCAATGTTCTGTGGCTCTGCATTTAAAAACAAGGGTGTTCAAACACTTCTTGATGGTGTTATTGACTATATGCCAGCGCCAATGGATGTTCCAGCTATTGAAGGTGAATTAGAAGATGGAACTCATGCTGTTCGTAACTCAACAGATGATGAGCCGTTTGCTTCATTAGCATTTAAGATTATGACTGACCCATATGTTGGTACATTAACATTCTTCCGTGTTTATTCTGGTACGTTAGAAGCTGGTAGCCCAGTCTATAACTCAGTTAAAGAGAAACGTGAGCGTGTTGGTCGTATCTTACAGATGCACTCTAACTCTCGTGAAGAAATTAAAGAAGTTCGTGCTGGTGATATTGCTTGTGCAGTAGGTCTTAAAGATACTACTACTGGTGATACTTTATGTGATCCAGATAATAGAATCGTTCTTGAGCGTATGGAATTCCCTGAGCCAGTAATCTCGATTGCTATCGAGCCTAAAACTAAAGCTGACCAAGAGAAAATGGGTATTGCTTTACAGAAGTTGGCGGCTGAAGATCCTTCATTCCGCGTTCATTCTGATGAAGAAACAAACCAAACAATTATCTCTGGTATGGGTGAGCTTCACCTTGATATCATTGTTGACCGTATGAAGCGTGAGTTTAGTGTTGAAGCTAACATCGGTGCTCCTCAGGTATCTTACCGTGAGACTATTAAAACTGCTGTTGAAGCTGATGGTAAGTTTGTACGTCAGTCTGGTGGTCGTGGTCAGTATGGTCATGTTGTATTCAAAATTTACCCTCGTGAAGCGGGTGAAGGTTTTGAATTTGTGAACTCTATTGTTGGTGGTGCGGTTCCACGTGAGTATATTGGTGCTGTTGAAAAAGGTGCTAAAGCACAGTTAGAAAATGGTGTTATCGCTGGTTTCCCTATGGTTGATGTAGGCGTTGAGTTAATTGATGGTTCTTACCACGATGTTGACTCGAACGAAATGGCATTCTCTGTAGCAGCTGGAATGGGTATCAAAAATGGTACTCAGCAAGCTAATCCTGTAATTCTGGAGCCTATTATGGCTGTAGAAGTTACGACACCAGAAGAGTACATGGGTGATATCATCGGTGATCTTAACCGTCGTCGTGGAATGGTGTCTAGTATGGATGATATTCCTACTGGTAAGTCTATTAAGGCTGAAGTACCACTTTCAGAAATGTTTGGATATTCAAACTCAATGCGTTCATTAACTCAAGGTCGTGCTAACTATAGTATGGTGTTTGAGAAGTACAATGATGCACCTAAGAATATTCAGGAAGAAATTATTGCAAGTGCCAAAAAAGGCTCTTAA
- the rpsH gene encoding 30S ribosomal protein S8 — MSMSDPIADMLTRIRNGQMAGHASVVMPSSKLKAAVAKLLTDEGFVSTFSINENEGKAELSVDLKYFDGKPVIEMIKRVSRPGLRVYKNKDELPKVIGGLGIAVISTSKGIMTDRDARQAGIGGEVICYVA, encoded by the coding sequence ATGAGTATGTCTGATCCAATTGCTGATATGTTAACACGCATCCGTAACGGCCAAATGGCTGGTCACGCGAGCGTAGTAATGCCTTCTTCAAAGTTAAAAGCAGCTGTTGCTAAACTATTGACTGATGAAGGCTTTGTTTCTACATTCAGCATTAATGAGAATGAAGGGAAGGCTGAATTATCAGTTGACCTAAAGTATTTTGATGGTAAACCAGTTATTGAAATGATTAAGCGTGTAAGTCGTCCAGGCCTACGTGTTTATAAAAACAAAGATGAGTTACCTAAAGTAATTGGCGGTCTTGGTATCGCTGTAATTTCAACGTCTAAAGGTATTATGACTGACCGCGATGCTCGCCAAGCTGGTATCGGTGGCGAAGTTATTTGCTACGTAGCATAA
- the rpmC gene encoding 50S ribosomal protein L29, translating to MTAKELNEKTVEELKAELIDLLKEQFNLRMQHATGQLSNAAQLKTTRRSIARVKTIIRQKVSK from the coding sequence ATGACTGCTAAAGAATTAAATGAAAAAACAGTTGAAGAGCTTAAAGCTGAATTGATTGATCTTTTGAAAGAACAGTTCAACTTAAGAATGCAACATGCAACTGGTCAGTTATCTAATGCAGCGCAATTGAAAACGACTCGTCGTTCAATTGCTCGTGTTAAAACCATCATTCGTCAAAAAGTGAGTAAGTAA
- the rpsN gene encoding 30S ribosomal protein S14, which produces MAKQSMIMREAKRAKTVAKYAEKRAALKKASVDMSLSFEERMDAMEKLAALPRNASPVRQRKRCRITGRPHGVYRKFGLSRNMLRELAMAGDVPGLRKASW; this is translated from the coding sequence ATGGCTAAGCAATCAATGATTATGCGTGAAGCAAAACGCGCTAAGACAGTTGCTAAATATGCAGAGAAACGTGCTGCATTGAAAAAAGCATCTGTAGATATGTCTTTGAGTTTCGAAGAGCGCATGGATGCAATGGAAAAGCTAGCGGCTCTTCCACGTAATGCATCTCCTGTCCGTCAACGTAAACGTTGTCGTATTACAGGGCGCCCTCACGGTGTTTATAGAAAATTTGGATTATCACGTAACATGCTAAGAGAATTAGCGATGGCAGGTGATGTTCCTGGACTAAGAAAAGCCAGTTGGTAA
- the rpsJ gene encoding 30S ribosomal protein S10, whose amino-acid sequence MATQNIRIRLKAFDHRLIDQSAREITETAKRTGAQVRGPIPMPTRKERFTILISPHVNKDARDQYEIRTHKRLLDIVDPTEKTVDALMKLDLAAGVDVQLELR is encoded by the coding sequence ATGGCGACTCAAAATATTCGTATTCGCTTGAAAGCGTTTGATCATCGTTTGATTGATCAGTCGGCTCGAGAAATTACGGAAACTGCAAAAAGAACTGGTGCGCAAGTACGCGGTCCAATTCCAATGCCAACTCGTAAAGAGCGTTTTACAATTTTGATCTCACCGCACGTGAATAAAGATGCTCGTGATCAGTACGAAATCCGTACCCACAAGCGTTTGTTAGACATTGTTGATCCTACTGAAAAAACAGTAGATGCATTAATGAAGTTAGACTTAGCTGCTGGTGTAGACGTTCAATTGGAACTACGTTAA
- the rplC gene encoding 50S ribosomal protein L3 translates to MSIGIIGKKIGMTRVFNDEGISTPVTVVEVQPNRITQIKTLETDGYSAIQVTTGSVHAGRVSKPAAGHFAKAGVEAGKGLWEFRADDSEMEGLEIGSELTVERFAEIAVVDVTGTTKGKGFQGGIKRHNFSMQDATHGNSISHRSNGSIGQNQTPGRVFKGKKMSGHMGDVRQTTQNLDLVKVDAENCLLLIKGAVPGAKNSTVIVRKAVK, encoded by the coding sequence ATGAGTATTGGTATCATTGGTAAGAAAATCGGAATGACTCGCGTTTTTAATGACGAAGGTATTTCTACACCAGTTACTGTTGTGGAAGTTCAGCCTAATCGCATTACGCAGATTAAAACATTAGAGACTGATGGTTATTCCGCGATTCAGGTTACTACTGGATCAGTGCATGCAGGACGCGTAAGTAAGCCTGCTGCAGGACACTTCGCTAAAGCAGGTGTTGAAGCTGGTAAAGGTCTTTGGGAATTCCGTGCAGATGATTCTGAAATGGAAGGACTTGAGATTGGTTCTGAGTTAACTGTTGAGCGTTTTGCTGAAATTGCAGTTGTAGATGTAACTGGTACTACTAAGGGTAAAGGTTTCCAAGGTGGTATTAAGCGTCACAACTTCTCAATGCAAGATGCAACGCATGGTAACTCTATCTCTCACCGTTCTAACGGTTCTATCGGTCAGAACCAAACCCCTGGTCGCGTTTTCAAAGGTAAGAAAATGTCTGGTCATATGGGTGATGTTAGACAAACAACACAGAACTTAGATTTAGTTAAGGTTGATGCAGAGAATTGTCTGTTATTAATCAAGGGTGCAGTCCCTGGTGCTAAAAATAGTACTGTCATTGTTCGTAAAGCTGTTAAGTAA
- the rplE gene encoding 50S ribosomal protein L5 codes for MARLQKMYKDQVVAKLVEQFGYQSPMQAPKLTKITINMGVGEAIGDKKVLDSAVSDMEAISGQKAIKTLARKSVASFKVRDGYPLGCKVTLRGEKMYEFLDRLINIALPRVRDFRGVNPKAFDGRGNYNLGLKEQIIFPEIEFEKVDKIRGMDINFATTAQTNDEAKALLEAFNFPFKK; via the coding sequence ATGGCAAGATTACAAAAAATGTATAAAGATCAAGTTGTTGCTAAATTAGTTGAACAGTTTGGTTATCAATCTCCAATGCAAGCACCTAAGTTGACTAAGATTACTATCAACATGGGTGTTGGTGAAGCAATTGGCGATAAAAAAGTTTTAGATAGCGCTGTTTCTGATATGGAAGCTATTTCTGGTCAGAAAGCGATTAAAACTTTAGCTCGTAAATCAGTTGCATCCTTTAAGGTCCGTGATGGATACCCTTTAGGATGTAAAGTGACTTTACGTGGCGAGAAGATGTATGAGTTTTTAGATCGACTAATCAATATCGCGTTACCACGTGTACGTGACTTCCGTGGTGTAAACCCGAAAGCATTTGATGGTCGTGGAAACTATAACTTAGGCCTTAAAGAGCAAATTATTTTCCCTGAAATCGAGTTTGAAAAAGTTGATAAAATCCGCGGGATGGATATCAACTTTGCAACTACTGCACAGACTAACGATGAAGCGAAAGCTCTTTTAGAAGCCTTTAACTTTCCGTTTAAGAAATAG
- the rplB gene encoding 50S ribosomal protein L2 encodes MAIVKKSKPTSPGRRFVVSVVEPSLHKGKPHSALLEKKSKSGGRNNNGRITVRHHGGGHKQHYRMVDFKRSKAGVPATVERLEYDPNRTAHIALLKYADGERSYIIAPKNLAAGDVVETGDHVAIKTGNCLPLRNIPVGTVVHNLEMRPGKGAQIARSAGASASIAGRDGAYVLVRLRSGEMRKILAECKATIGEVGNSEHSLRKLGKAGAKRWRGVRPTVRGVAMNPVDHPHGGGEGRTSGGRNPCTPWGVPTKGKKTRSNKRTDGMIVRRRNKK; translated from the coding sequence ATGGCAATTGTAAAAAAATCTAAACCGACTTCTCCAGGTCGTCGATTTGTTGTAAGTGTTGTTGAGCCAAGTTTACATAAAGGTAAACCTCATTCAGCTTTACTTGAAAAGAAATCAAAATCAGGTGGTCGTAATAACAACGGTCGTATTACTGTTCGTCACCACGGTGGTGGTCACAAGCAGCATTACCGTATGGTTGATTTCAAACGCTCTAAGGCTGGTGTTCCAGCTACGGTTGAGCGTTTAGAATATGATCCTAACCGTACAGCTCATATTGCATTACTAAAATATGCAGATGGTGAGCGTTCTTATATCATTGCTCCTAAAAACTTAGCAGCTGGTGATGTAGTTGAAACTGGTGATCACGTTGCAATTAAAACAGGTAACTGTTTACCACTTCGTAATATTCCAGTTGGAACAGTTGTTCACAATCTAGAAATGCGTCCTGGTAAAGGTGCTCAAATTGCTCGTAGCGCTGGTGCATCAGCATCTATTGCGGGTAGAGATGGTGCTTATGTACTTGTTCGTTTACGTTCTGGTGAAATGCGCAAGATCCTTGCTGAGTGTAAAGCGACTATCGGTGAAGTTGGAAATTCTGAACACAGCCTACGTAAATTAGGTAAAGCCGGTGCTAAGCGCTGGCGTGGTGTAAGACCTACTGTCCGCGGTGTTGCGATGAACCCGGTTGATCACCCACATGGTGGTGGTGAAGGTCGTACTTCTGGTGGTCGTAACCCATGTACTCCATGGGGTGTTCCGACTAAAGGTAAGAAGACTCGTAGCAATAAACGTACTGATGGAATGATCGTACGTCGTAGAAACAAAAAATAA
- the rplV gene encoding 50S ribosomal protein L22: MQVSATHKFARISPQKARLVADLIRGKDVETAVNILAFSDKKAADLIKAVLNSAIANAENNEGADIDELKVTAAYVNAGPIMKRMRARAKGRGNRILKRISHITVTVGDK; encoded by the coding sequence ATGCAAGTAAGTGCAACACATAAATTTGCTCGTATCTCTCCACAGAAAGCTCGCCTTGTAGCAGACTTAATCCGTGGTAAAGATGTGGAAACAGCAGTTAATATTTTAGCATTCAGTGACAAGAAAGCCGCTGACCTAATCAAAGCAGTTCTAAACTCTGCGATTGCAAATGCTGAAAATAATGAAGGTGCTGATATCGATGAATTAAAAGTTACTGCTGCATATGTAAATGCAGGACCAATCATGAAGCGTATGCGCGCTCGTGCTAAAGGTCGTGGTAACCGTATTTTAAAGCGTATCAGTCACATCACTGTCACTGTTGGCGATAAGTAA